The Mycetohabitans endofungorum genome contains a region encoding:
- the fdxA gene encoding ferredoxin FdxA has protein sequence MTHVVTESCIKCRYTDCVDVCPVDCFREGPNFLAIDPDECIDCAVCVAECPVNAIYAEEDVPGDQQQFIQLNAELAKDWPSITRTKPALPDAEEWKDVKDKLKLLER, from the coding sequence ATGACTCACGTTGTGACCGAAAGCTGCATCAAGTGTCGCTATACCGACTGTGTCGACGTATGCCCGGTGGACTGCTTTCGCGAAGGTCCGAACTTCCTCGCGATCGACCCGGATGAGTGCATCGATTGCGCGGTTTGCGTGGCGGAATGCCCGGTCAATGCGATCTATGCGGAAGAAGACGTCCCCGGTGATCAGCAACAATTTATCCAACTGAACGCGGAACTGGCGAAGGACTGGCCCAGCATCACGAGGACCAAACCTGCTCTGCCGGACGCGGAGGAATGGAAAGACGTGAAGGATAAACTGAAGCTGCTCGAGCGATGA
- the orn gene encoding oligoribonuclease — translation MSPDLQQPGGQPMLAKSEFNLIWLDMEMTGLLPNTDRILEVAVVVTDSNLAVVVEGPVLAIHQSNSTLDAMDQWNKSTHGRSGLIERVRASSVTEADAAAQLLAFLSQYVPAGKSPMCGNSICQDRRFMARWMPELEAFFHYRNLDVSTLKELCRRWQPTVYKGFQKRALHTALADIHESIDELKYYREHFLRASDAAAMPQVG, via the coding sequence ATGAGTCCCGACCTGCAGCAACCCGGCGGCCAGCCCATGTTGGCCAAGAGCGAATTCAACCTGATCTGGCTGGATATGGAGATGACCGGCTTGCTGCCGAACACCGACCGGATCCTCGAAGTCGCGGTGGTGGTCACCGATTCGAACTTGGCGGTGGTCGTCGAAGGTCCGGTACTAGCGATCCATCAGTCAAATTCGACGCTGGATGCGATGGACCAATGGAACAAGAGTACGCATGGCCGCTCGGGCCTGATCGAACGGGTTCGCGCATCGTCGGTCACCGAAGCCGACGCGGCCGCGCAATTGCTCGCGTTTCTGTCGCAATACGTGCCGGCTGGCAAGTCGCCGATGTGTGGCAACTCGATTTGCCAGGACCGTCGTTTCATGGCGCGCTGGATGCCAGAATTGGAGGCATTCTTTCACTATCGTAATCTCGACGTGAGCACGCTGAAGGAGTTGTGCCGCCGCTGGCAGCCAACGGTCTACAAGGGATTCCAGAAGCGCGCATTGCATACCGCGCTGGCCGACATTCATGAGTCGATCGACGAGTTGAAGTACTATCGTGAGCATTTCCTGCGCGCGTCCGACGCCGCCGCGATGCCGCAGGTGGGCTGA
- the yjgA gene encoding ribosome biogenesis factor YjgA, with the protein MTRKTRTTAATQPQPLADHQGGRDDTRPSKSQLKREMTALQALGAEIVELPKDAFKRMPLPEDLADAVREARRITDHEGKRRQLQYVGRLMRGLPDTDVAALRTALDTYNGTNKAETARLHWIERTRAQLLASDEALTEFLRAHPGADVQQGRTLIRNARREAVQSKPPRYFRELFQWIKEVAGDPDPRAEHAGAPASSNDEQDDDDTA; encoded by the coding sequence ATGACGCGCAAGACACGAACCACGGCGGCGACCCAGCCGCAACCGCTCGCCGACCATCAGGGCGGCCGCGATGACACACGGCCGAGCAAATCGCAACTCAAACGGGAAATGACGGCGCTGCAGGCGCTGGGCGCCGAGATAGTTGAGCTGCCCAAGGATGCGTTCAAGCGCATGCCGTTACCCGAGGACCTAGCTGACGCGGTACGCGAAGCACGCCGCATCACGGACCATGAGGGTAAGCGACGGCAATTGCAATATGTGGGGCGGCTGATGCGCGGGCTGCCGGACACCGACGTGGCAGCGCTGCGCACCGCGCTGGACACCTACAACGGCACGAACAAAGCCGAGACGGCACGATTGCACTGGATTGAGCGCACCCGCGCGCAATTGCTCGCGAGCGACGAGGCACTCACCGAGTTTCTGCGCGCCCATCCGGGCGCCGACGTCCAGCAAGGCCGCACGCTGATCCGCAATGCGCGGCGCGAGGCGGTCCAAAGCAAGCCGCCGCGCTATTTCAGAGAACTGTTCCAGTGGATCAAAGAGGTAGCCGGTGATCCGGACCCGCGCGCAGAACACGCCGGGGCCCCCGCTTCTTCCAACGACGAGCAAGACGATGACGACACCGCATGA
- a CDS encoding M48 family metallopeptidase gives MFTILFVVALVAMIATRLWLASRQIRHVASHRHAVPDGFRDTISLQAHQRAADYTVSLTRLAMLELGVSGALLVALTLLGGLQWLDTLLSGWLGRGYAGQIALVATVAAIMGLVDLPFDYARHFVIEARFGFNRMSRKLFFADLVKGTLLGALFGLPLLFVVLWLMQQAGAMWWIWAWLVWVAFSAGVLVLYPSVIAPLFNKFEPLTDVSLRERIESLMHRCGFAAKGLFVMDGSRRSAHGNAYFTGFGAAKRIVFFDTLLSRLDGSEIEAVLAHELGHFKHRHVLKRMIITFALSFALLALLGWLAQRPWFYTGLGVTPSMTGSNNALALILFFLVMPVFLFFVTPLTSLSSRKHEFEADAFAATQARAQDLISALVKLYQDNASTLTPDPVYCAFYYSHPPAAQRIERLLARART, from the coding sequence ATGTTTACAATCCTCTTTGTCGTCGCTCTCGTCGCGATGATTGCCACCCGGCTGTGGCTCGCGAGCCGACAGATCCGGCACGTCGCCAGCCATCGTCATGCGGTCCCCGACGGGTTCCGCGACACGATCTCGCTGCAGGCCCACCAGCGCGCAGCCGACTACACGGTGTCGCTGACACGGCTCGCCATGCTGGAACTCGGCGTGAGTGGCGCATTGCTGGTCGCGTTGACGTTATTGGGCGGCCTGCAATGGTTGGATACCCTGCTCAGTGGATGGCTGGGTCGCGGATATGCGGGTCAGATTGCACTGGTGGCCACGGTCGCCGCCATCATGGGACTCGTCGATTTGCCGTTCGATTATGCGCGGCACTTTGTCATCGAGGCACGGTTCGGCTTCAACAGGATGTCGCGCAAGCTTTTTTTTGCCGACCTGGTGAAGGGAACATTGCTCGGCGCGCTGTTTGGCCTGCCGCTGTTGTTCGTCGTGCTGTGGCTGATGCAGCAGGCCGGCGCGATGTGGTGGATTTGGGCGTGGCTCGTCTGGGTCGCGTTCAGCGCCGGCGTGCTGGTCCTGTATCCGAGCGTGATTGCGCCACTGTTCAACAAGTTCGAGCCGCTGACCGACGTATCGCTGCGTGAGCGCATCGAATCGTTGATGCACCGTTGCGGCTTCGCCGCCAAAGGGCTGTTTGTGATGGACGGCAGCCGGCGCTCCGCGCATGGCAATGCCTACTTTACCGGCTTTGGCGCAGCCAAGCGGATTGTGTTCTTCGACACGCTGCTCAGCCGACTCGATGGCAGCGAGATCGAGGCGGTGCTAGCGCACGAACTCGGTCATTTCAAGCACCGGCACGTGCTTAAGCGCATGATCATCACGTTTGCATTGTCATTCGCGCTGCTCGCGTTGCTCGGCTGGCTCGCCCAACGTCCGTGGTTCTACACGGGCCTGGGCGTTACGCCGTCGATGACCGGCTCAAACAACGCGCTTGCATTGATCCTATTTTTTCTCGTGATGCCGGTCTTCCTGTTTTTTGTGACGCCGCTCACCAGCCTATCGTCGCGCAAGCATGAGTTTGAGGCCGACGCCTTCGCTGCGACGCAGGCACGCGCACAGGATTTGATCAGCGCGCTGGTCAAGCTCTATCAGGACAATGCATCGACGCTGACGCCCGACCCGGTCTACTGCGCGTTCTATTATTCCCATCCGCCCGCGGCGCAGCGCATTGAGCGGCTGCTGGCACGCGCACGCACATGA
- the pncB gene encoding nicotinate phosphoribosyltransferase: protein MIITSLLDTDLYKFTMMQVVLHHFPAASVEYRFRCRTRGIDLVPYVGEIREQIGHLCQLRFTDDELDYLRQLRFIKSDFVDFLALFQLNEKYIRVWPSPKANGEIEIVVRGPWLHTILFEIPVLAIVNEVYFRNTQRSPAYHEGRERLTGKMAMLGARPDYADCKIADYGTRRRFSKQWHEEVILTLMAGLGEQFAGTSNVYYAMKHGLTPLGTMAHEYLQACQALGPRLRDSQIFGFEMWAKEYRGDLGIALSDVYGMKAFLRDFDMYFCKLFDGARHDSGDPFEWGEQLLKHYEFNRCDPRTKILVFSDALDIPKVLQLYERFRGRCKLAFGVGTNLTNDLGYAPLQIVMKMVRCNGQPVAKLSDSPGKNMCDDPAYIAYLRQVFEIDMLLEAGH, encoded by the coding sequence ATGATCATCACTTCGTTACTCGATACCGATCTCTACAAATTCACGATGATGCAGGTCGTGCTGCATCATTTTCCTGCCGCCAGCGTCGAGTACCGGTTCCGTTGCCGCACGCGCGGCATCGACCTGGTGCCCTACGTGGGCGAGATCCGGGAGCAGATCGGCCACTTGTGCCAGTTGCGTTTCACCGACGACGAGCTCGACTACTTGCGCCAGTTGCGCTTTATCAAGAGCGACTTCGTCGACTTCCTCGCGCTATTCCAGCTCAACGAGAAGTACATTCGCGTCTGGCCGTCGCCGAAGGCCAACGGTGAGATCGAGATCGTCGTGCGCGGGCCGTGGCTGCATACGATCCTGTTCGAGATCCCGGTGCTGGCGATCGTCAACGAGGTCTATTTCCGTAATACGCAGCGCTCGCCGGCGTACCACGAGGGACGCGAGCGGCTGACTGGCAAGATGGCGATGCTCGGCGCCAGACCCGACTACGCCGATTGCAAGATTGCCGACTACGGTACGCGGCGACGTTTTTCGAAGCAGTGGCACGAGGAGGTCATCCTGACGCTGATGGCGGGGCTCGGCGAGCAGTTTGCCGGCACCAGCAATGTTTACTACGCGATGAAGCACGGATTGACGCCACTGGGCACGATGGCGCACGAGTACCTGCAGGCGTGTCAGGCGCTGGGGCCGCGGCTGCGCGATTCGCAGATCTTCGGTTTTGAGATGTGGGCCAAGGAATACCGCGGCGATCTCGGCATTGCGTTGTCCGACGTCTACGGCATGAAGGCGTTCCTGCGCGACTTCGATATGTATTTCTGCAAGCTTTTCGACGGCGCACGGCACGATTCGGGGGACCCGTTCGAATGGGGCGAGCAGCTATTGAAACACTACGAGTTCAATCGCTGCGATCCTCGCACTAAAATCCTAGTCTTTTCCGATGCACTTGATATTCCGAAGGTGCTGCAGCTGTACGAGCGTTTTCGCGGCCGCTGCAAACTGGCATTTGGCGTGGGCACCAACTTAACCAACGACCTGGGCTATGCGCCGCTGCAGATCGTGATGAAAATGGTCCGCTGCAATGGCCAGCCCGTTGCGAAATTGTCCGACTCGCCGGGCAAGAACATGTGCGACGATCCCGCGTACATCGCGTATTTGCGGCAGGTGTTCGAGATTGACATGCTGTTGGAGGCGGGCCACTGA
- a CDS encoding dihydrofolate reductase has product MTTLCLIVARARNGVIGRDNALPWQLPEDLAHFKRTTMGAPLIMGRKTHESIGRALPGRRNIVVTRDAARRFDGCDTVTSLDAALALCETLHAPLAYLIGGAQLYREGIGRAGRLIVTEIDHAFEGDATFSAPSPQHWREVSRETHRASPPNDFNYAFVEYERIR; this is encoded by the coding sequence ATGACGACGCTTTGCCTGATCGTCGCGCGCGCACGCAACGGCGTGATCGGACGCGACAACGCGCTGCCCTGGCAGCTGCCCGAGGATCTTGCGCACTTCAAGCGCACCACGATGGGTGCACCGCTGATCATGGGACGCAAGACCCACGAGTCGATTGGACGCGCGCTGCCAGGCCGCCGGAACATCGTCGTGACGCGCGATGCGGCGCGACGCTTCGATGGCTGCGACACCGTCACGAGCCTGGACGCGGCGCTTGCGCTGTGCGAAACGCTGCATGCGCCACTTGCGTACCTGATCGGCGGCGCCCAGTTGTATCGCGAAGGGATCGGGCGCGCCGGGCGACTGATTGTCACCGAGATCGATCACGCGTTCGAAGGCGACGCGACGTTTTCCGCGCCGTCACCGCAGCACTGGCGGGAGGTGTCGCGCGAAACGCATCGCGCGAGCCCACCGAACGACTTCAACTACGCGTTCGTCGAATACGAAAGAATCCGCTGA
- the fumC gene encoding class II fumarate hydratase — MTENVRMERDTFGAIAVPVDRLWGAQTQRSLQHFKISTEKQPSELIHALAIVKRAAAEVNQALGVLPADKARAIIAAADEILAGEHAAQFPLTVWQTGSGTQTNMNLNEVIANRASEYLGGEHGEARLVHPNDDVNRGQSSNDVFPTAMHIAAAQGIATRLKPALIKLRDTLAHKCAAFADIVKIGRTHLQDATPLTLGQEFSGYVAQLDQGMRHLDATLPHLYELALGGTAVGTGLNAHPQFAQKVAAAIGRLTGLPFTTAPNKFEVMAAADALVAAHGALKTIAASLMKIANDIRWLASGPRCGLGELTIPENEPGSSIMPGKVNPTQAEALTMLCCQVFGNDVAVNFGGASGNFELNVFRPMIAHNVLQSIRLLTDGMLSFNDHCAIGIEPNRARIDALLNESLMLVTALNPHIGYDKAAQIAKKAHHEGTTLKAAALALGYLTAEQFDEWVRPRDMVGARG; from the coding sequence ATGACAGAAAACGTCAGGATGGAACGCGACACGTTTGGCGCCATCGCCGTGCCTGTGGACCGACTGTGGGGAGCGCAAACCCAACGATCGCTGCAACATTTCAAGATCTCCACAGAGAAGCAGCCATCGGAATTGATTCACGCACTGGCGATCGTCAAGCGCGCCGCAGCGGAAGTCAACCAAGCGCTTGGCGTGCTGCCCGCCGATAAGGCACGCGCGATCATTGCCGCGGCAGACGAGATCCTCGCCGGCGAGCACGCGGCGCAATTCCCGCTGACGGTCTGGCAAACGGGCTCGGGTACGCAAACCAACATGAACTTGAACGAGGTAATCGCCAACCGCGCGAGCGAGTATCTGGGCGGTGAACACGGCGAGGCGCGCCTGGTGCATCCGAACGACGACGTAAATCGCGGCCAATCGTCCAACGACGTGTTCCCGACCGCAATGCATATCGCCGCCGCACAAGGCATCGCAACGCGGCTCAAACCAGCGCTAATCAAGCTGCGCGACACGCTCGCGCACAAGTGCGCCGCTTTCGCCGACATCGTGAAGATTGGCCGCACGCACCTGCAGGATGCCACGCCGCTGACGCTGGGCCAGGAATTTTCAGGCTACGTCGCCCAGCTCGATCAGGGGATGCGCCATCTGGACGCGACGCTGCCCCATCTGTACGAACTCGCGCTTGGCGGCACCGCAGTCGGCACCGGATTGAACGCCCATCCGCAATTCGCGCAAAAGGTCGCCGCGGCAATCGGCCGGCTCACCGGACTGCCGTTCACCACCGCGCCGAACAAGTTCGAGGTGATGGCCGCCGCCGACGCGCTGGTGGCCGCGCACGGCGCGCTGAAAACGATCGCCGCAAGTCTGATGAAGATCGCCAATGACATCCGCTGGCTCGCGTCGGGACCCCGCTGCGGGTTGGGTGAGCTCACGATCCCCGAAAACGAGCCGGGCAGCTCGATCATGCCGGGCAAGGTCAATCCAACACAGGCAGAGGCGCTAACGATGCTGTGCTGCCAAGTCTTCGGCAACGACGTCGCCGTTAATTTCGGCGGCGCGAGCGGCAATTTCGAACTCAACGTTTTCCGGCCAATGATCGCGCACAATGTGCTGCAATCGATCCGGCTGCTGACGGACGGCATGCTGAGCTTCAACGATCACTGCGCAATCGGCATCGAGCCCAATCGGGCACGAATCGACGCGCTGCTCAACGAGTCGCTGATGCTGGTCACCGCGCTAAACCCCCACATCGGCTATGACAAGGCAGCACAAATTGCCAAGAAGGCACACCACGAAGGCACCACGCTGAAGGCCGCCGCGCTGGCGCTCGGCTATCTGACCGCTGAGCAGTTTGACGAGTGGGTCCGACCGCGGGACATGGTCGGCGCGCGTGGCTAG
- a CDS encoding MATE family efflux transporter, which produces MTNLGTAQGTPVHHHGKSTLAHHATETARLAAPLAIAQLSQMAMGVTDTILLGSLGSDALAAGGLGATLFFTIMTLLQGVLQSVSVTVAQARGAQAAHRVPSIYWTGLALSLVLAVPAFVLMSFATPLLVAAGQPSALAEQVGQYARMLRWAALGSLIGIGMMRAFLPAIGAARRLLWVSIGGVMLNGFLNYGLIHGAWGLPRMGFLGSAAATTITIWLTALVLLALLHLPERFRHFVAGSRRPRWSVMSELLAVGWPVAVTYGAETMLFLATSLAVGTLGAAALAAHQIALNVASVTFMVPLAIAQAANVRVGYWAGARHPVEARRAGVVALALGGGFMAACGTVMTWIPHGIIALYLNPHEPSNAATISLAASLLTVAAVFQVVDGLQTVGAGCLRGLRDTRVPMLLAATGYWGIGYPTGYWLAFYAGLGAKGLWWGLAAGLATVACLMVARFYWKSRALGRDTAA; this is translated from the coding sequence ATGACAAATCTCGGTACTGCTCAGGGCACGCCAGTACACCATCACGGCAAGTCTACGCTCGCTCATCATGCGACTGAGACAGCACGCCTGGCAGCGCCGCTCGCCATCGCGCAACTGTCACAAATGGCGATGGGCGTCACCGACACAATACTGCTCGGCTCGCTGGGTTCCGACGCGCTGGCGGCCGGCGGACTCGGCGCCACGCTATTTTTCACCATCATGACCCTGCTGCAAGGCGTGCTCCAGTCGGTCAGCGTGACGGTCGCACAAGCGCGCGGCGCTCAGGCAGCGCATCGCGTGCCGTCGATTTACTGGACGGGTCTTGCGCTATCGCTGGTGCTGGCGGTGCCGGCGTTCGTGCTGATGAGCTTTGCGACACCTCTGCTGGTGGCAGCAGGTCAGCCGTCGGCGTTGGCTGAACAAGTGGGCCAATACGCGCGCATGTTGCGCTGGGCGGCACTGGGCAGCCTGATCGGCATCGGCATGATGCGCGCGTTCCTGCCGGCGATCGGCGCAGCGCGACGGCTGTTGTGGGTATCGATAGGGGGCGTCATGTTGAACGGCTTCCTAAACTACGGGTTAATCCATGGCGCGTGGGGCTTGCCGCGTATGGGGTTTCTCGGCTCCGCGGCGGCCACGACGATCACGATCTGGCTGACCGCGCTCGTGCTGCTCGCGCTGTTGCACCTACCCGAACGATTCCGGCATTTCGTCGCCGGCTCGCGTCGCCCGCGCTGGTCCGTGATGTCCGAGTTGCTCGCAGTCGGCTGGCCGGTCGCCGTAACGTACGGTGCCGAGACGATGCTATTCCTCGCGACGAGCCTGGCGGTGGGCACACTCGGTGCAGCCGCCCTCGCGGCGCACCAGATTGCGCTGAATGTCGCATCGGTCACTTTCATGGTGCCGCTCGCCATTGCGCAGGCCGCCAATGTCCGGGTCGGGTACTGGGCAGGCGCACGCCATCCCGTTGAGGCACGTCGCGCCGGGGTCGTCGCGCTGGCGCTAGGAGGTGGCTTTATGGCAGCGTGCGGCACCGTGATGACATGGATACCGCATGGCATCATCGCGCTTTATCTGAACCCGCACGAACCGTCTAATGCGGCGACCATCTCGCTGGCTGCGTCGCTGCTGACGGTGGCGGCCGTGTTTCAGGTCGTGGACGGACTGCAAACCGTCGGAGCCGGCTGCCTGCGTGGACTGCGCGACACGCGCGTGCCGATGCTGCTGGCCGCCACCGGCTACTGGGGTATCGGCTATCCGACCGGCTATTGGCTCGCCTTTTATGCGGGCCTGGGCGCGAAGGGATTATGGTGGGGTCTGGCCGCGGGTCTGGCCACGGTTGCATGCCTGATGGTCGCCCGGTTTTACTGGAAAAGCCGGGCGCTCGGACGTGACACCGCGGCATAA
- a CDS encoding thymidylate synthase has protein sequence MDAPYLSILKDLLERGTLKSDRTGTGTRSLFGVSYRHDLSTGFPLLTTKKLHVRSILHELLWFLRGDTNIRYLHENGVTIWDEWATSDGELGPVYGAQWRSWPNPDGTRTDQVQALLDSLRTKPDSRRHILNAWNVSFLPDESKSPVQNALAGRMALPPCHILYQFYIADGKLSCMLTQRSGDWFLGIPYNCASVAFLTHMIAQQLGLQPGEIVHSIGDAHLYLNHVEQAQLQLTRTPRPLPRLIIKRQPDTLFAYRFEDFEIAGYDPHPHIAAPIAV, from the coding sequence ATGGATGCACCGTACCTGTCTATTCTCAAGGATCTGCTCGAACGCGGCACGCTCAAGAGCGACCGCACCGGCACGGGCACGCGCTCACTGTTCGGCGTGTCATACCGGCATGACTTATCCACTGGCTTCCCGCTGCTGACCACCAAGAAACTGCACGTGCGCTCGATCCTGCACGAGTTGCTATGGTTCCTGCGCGGGGACACGAACATTCGCTACCTGCATGAGAACGGTGTGACGATCTGGGACGAATGGGCCACGTCCGACGGCGAACTCGGCCCCGTGTACGGTGCGCAGTGGCGGTCCTGGCCCAATCCCGATGGCACCCGAACCGACCAGGTGCAGGCGCTGCTCGACTCGCTGCGCACGAAGCCGGACAGCCGCCGGCACATCCTCAACGCATGGAATGTGTCGTTCCTACCCGACGAGTCGAAGTCCCCGGTGCAAAACGCGCTCGCGGGCCGCATGGCACTGCCGCCGTGCCACATCCTGTACCAGTTCTACATTGCCGACGGCAAGCTGAGCTGCATGTTGACCCAGCGCTCCGGCGACTGGTTTCTCGGCATTCCATACAATTGCGCATCGGTGGCGTTTCTGACCCATATGATCGCGCAGCAACTCGGCTTGCAGCCCGGCGAAATCGTCCACTCGATCGGCGACGCCCACTTATACCTGAACCACGTCGAACAGGCCCAGCTGCAGCTCACCCGCACGCCGCGGCCGCTGCCTCGGCTGATCATCAAGCGACAGCCGGACACCCTGTTCGCCTACCGCTTCGAAGACTTCGAGATCGCCGGCTACGATCCGCACCCCCATATTGCCGCCCCGATCGCTGTGTAG
- the pmbA gene encoding metalloprotease PmbA has translation MKTEDRTDMAAHQRVFPHTQAQLKDIAADILRHAKALGATDAATEISEGDGLSVSVRRGEVETIEHNCDKTMGVTVFIGSKRGNASTSDFSPAALRDTVSAAYNIARFTAEDNCAGLAEAELLERHPLDLDLFHPWELHADDAVEIARRAEQAAFDTDPRIRNSEGASVSAQHSQFVLATSHGFVGGYPYSRHYIACAPIAGSGQQMQRDDWYTTRRCAAEMSTPEAVGRYAAERALARIGARRLDTRKCPVLFEAPLAVGLLGAFVQATSGGALYRKTSFLTDSLGKPVFAPHVQVCEDPHVPRALGSAPFDEEGVRTTRRDVVRDGIVQGYFLSTYSARKLGMKTTGNAGGSHNLSLTSTLTRDDDDFRAMLRKLGTGLLLTELMGQGVNYVTGDYSRGASGFWVENGEIQYPVEEITVASTLQQMFAQIVAIGADKIVRGTKETGSVLIEQMTIAGQ, from the coding sequence ATGAAAACCGAGGATCGAACTGACATGGCAGCACACCAGCGCGTGTTTCCGCACACCCAGGCGCAACTGAAGGACATCGCGGCGGATATCCTGCGACACGCAAAGGCGCTCGGCGCAACCGATGCCGCGACTGAGATCTCGGAGGGCGACGGCTTATCGGTGTCGGTACGGCGAGGCGAGGTCGAGACAATCGAGCACAACTGCGACAAGACGATGGGGGTGACCGTATTCATCGGCAGCAAGCGCGGCAATGCGAGCACGTCCGATTTTTCACCGGCGGCGCTGCGCGATACGGTATCAGCCGCGTACAACATCGCGCGGTTCACCGCGGAGGACAACTGCGCCGGGCTCGCCGAAGCGGAGCTGCTCGAGAGGCATCCGCTGGATTTGGATTTGTTCCACCCGTGGGAGCTGCATGCCGACGACGCAGTCGAGATCGCGCGCCGCGCCGAACAGGCAGCCTTCGACACCGACCCGCGGATCCGCAATAGCGAAGGCGCGAGCGTATCCGCGCAGCATTCGCAGTTCGTACTGGCCACCTCGCACGGCTTTGTCGGCGGCTATCCGTACTCTCGGCACTATATCGCCTGCGCGCCGATTGCCGGCAGTGGCCAGCAGATGCAGCGTGACGACTGGTACACGACGCGCCGCTGCGCAGCGGAAATGTCCACGCCCGAGGCTGTGGGCCGCTATGCTGCCGAGCGTGCGCTGGCGCGTATCGGCGCACGCCGGCTCGATACCCGCAAATGCCCGGTATTGTTCGAAGCGCCGCTCGCCGTTGGCCTGCTCGGTGCGTTCGTGCAGGCGACCAGCGGCGGGGCGTTGTATCGCAAGACGAGCTTCCTGACCGATTCGCTCGGCAAGCCCGTATTCGCGCCGCACGTGCAGGTGTGTGAGGATCCGCATGTGCCCCGCGCGCTAGGCAGTGCACCGTTTGACGAAGAGGGCGTGCGCACCACGCGGCGTGACGTCGTGCGCGACGGCATCGTACAGGGGTACTTCCTGTCGACGTATTCGGCGCGCAAGCTGGGCATGAAGACCACCGGTAATGCCGGCGGTTCGCACAATCTGTCATTGACCAGCACGCTCACGCGCGACGACGACGATTTCCGCGCGATGTTGCGCAAGCTCGGCACCGGTCTGCTGTTGACCGAGTTGATGGGGCAGGGGGTGAACTATGTCACGGGCGACTACTCGCGTGGCGCGTCCGGATTCTGGGTCGAGAATGGCGAGATTCAGTATCCGGTCGAAGAGATCACGGTCGCCAGCACGCTGCAACAGATGTTTGCGCAAATCGTCGCGATCGGCGCCGATAAGATCGTGCGTGGCACGAAGGAAACCGGCTCGGTGCTAATCGAGCAGATGACGATTGCCGGCCAGTGA
- the mog gene encoding molybdopterin adenylyltransferase yields MTTPHDRADKLIVGLVSISDRASAGVYEDQGIPALQTWLSDTLTSPWQAHARLIADDATTISRTLIELVDEAHCNLVLTTGGTGPARRDVTPEATLAVGTRTMPGFGEQMRQISLHFVPTAILSRQVAVIRETANHAALIVNLPGQPKSIRETLEGVRDAQGNVIVNGIFAAVPYCIDLIGGPYIETDPAHVATFRPKSAIRQKPPAAT; encoded by the coding sequence ATGACGACACCGCATGACCGTGCCGACAAACTAATCGTCGGCCTGGTTTCGATCAGCGACCGCGCCAGTGCCGGGGTCTACGAGGACCAGGGCATCCCCGCGCTACAGACATGGCTGAGCGACACGCTCACGAGTCCGTGGCAAGCGCACGCGCGGCTGATCGCCGACGATGCAACCACCATCTCACGCACGCTGATCGAACTCGTGGATGAGGCCCACTGCAACCTCGTGCTCACCACCGGCGGCACCGGCCCCGCCCGGCGCGACGTCACGCCGGAGGCGACGCTGGCGGTGGGCACCCGGACGATGCCCGGTTTTGGCGAGCAAATGCGCCAGATCAGTCTGCATTTCGTGCCGACGGCGATTCTGTCGCGCCAAGTGGCGGTCATTCGCGAAACGGCCAATCACGCGGCGCTGATCGTGAACCTGCCCGGCCAGCCAAAGTCGATCCGTGAGACGCTCGAGGGAGTGCGTGACGCGCAAGGGAACGTGATCGTCAATGGCATCTTCGCCGCCGTGCCGTACTGCATCGACTTGATCGGCGGCCCGTATATCGAAACCGACCCGGCGCATGTGGCCACATTCCGGCCCAAGAGCGCGATCCGGCAAAAGCCGCCGGCCGCAACCTGA